One window from the genome of Bradyrhizobium xenonodulans encodes:
- a CDS encoding LysM peptidoglycan-binding domain-containing protein has product MLDPRRIVVLAAVALLALGIGTAAGSPAKSKRQAVTATAPPPAPVEPLPPPKIYLFRGAMGPIFSTGMDRLEEKLTKAGFSANVYEFTICRWIGDRAITSYKESPAPIVLIGHSMGGLCSVVISEMAAKENIPISLVIAIDPAHATGDVPLNVERFINIFLSDSVLGGGDVVAVPGYRGHYASYDLKENSRVSHINIEKSDEIHRQIVDMVTQLPRIPVQSQADAVPLRYLVPANTLVELWDSGVRLPVRAGDTMASIAAANRVPLWTLAQSNSLAENAQLTPGQTIIVPRHLTPPEPAAAMATPTRR; this is encoded by the coding sequence ATGCTTGATCCAAGGCGAATTGTGGTGCTGGCAGCGGTTGCGCTGCTCGCCCTGGGCATCGGCACGGCCGCAGGCTCTCCCGCCAAGTCGAAGCGCCAGGCCGTGACGGCCACCGCGCCGCCTCCCGCTCCCGTCGAGCCTCTGCCGCCGCCAAAGATCTACCTGTTCCGCGGCGCCATGGGCCCGATCTTCTCGACCGGCATGGACCGGCTCGAAGAGAAGCTGACCAAGGCCGGCTTCTCGGCCAATGTCTATGAATTCACCATCTGCCGGTGGATCGGCGATCGCGCCATCACCAGCTACAAGGAGAGCCCGGCGCCGATCGTGCTGATCGGCCACTCCATGGGCGGGCTGTGCTCGGTCGTCATCTCCGAAATGGCGGCCAAGGAGAACATCCCGATCAGCCTCGTCATCGCCATCGATCCCGCGCATGCGACCGGCGACGTGCCGCTCAACGTCGAGCGCTTCATCAACATCTTCCTCTCCGACAGCGTGCTCGGCGGCGGCGACGTCGTGGCCGTGCCCGGTTATCGCGGCCATTACGCGAGCTACGATCTGAAGGAAAACAGCCGGGTCTCGCACATCAACATCGAGAAGTCGGACGAGATCCACCGCCAGATCGTCGACATGGTGACGCAGTTGCCGCGCATCCCGGTGCAGAGCCAGGCCGATGCCGTGCCGCTGCGCTATCTCGTGCCTGCGAATACGCTGGTCGAATTATGGGACAGCGGCGTGCGGCTGCCGGTGCGCGCCGGCGACACCATGGCGAGCATCGCCGCCGCCAATCGCGTACCGCTGTGGACGCTGGCGCAGAGCAACTCGCTGGCGGAGAACGCGCAGCTCACGCCGGGGCAGACCATCATCGTCCCACGCCACCTGACGCCGCCTGAGCCTGCCGCCGCGATGGCGACGCCGACGCGGCGGTAA
- a CDS encoding MarR family winged helix-turn-helix transcriptional regulator, with the protein MSPKTVRPGAKPAQQMENSLDLRALQRTPGFMLRLAQLKFFEGFYEEFAALGLTPATYAIFAVIRDNPGVPPSSLASLLRLRLPNLIKILNELESSGFIKRNRSKSDRRAVELVLTPKGAKLIAEGARLTEPYNRKMLAPLTEAEQRTLLELLNRMLPF; encoded by the coding sequence ATGAGCCCGAAAACCGTCAGACCCGGAGCGAAGCCTGCTCAGCAGATGGAGAACTCGCTGGACCTGCGCGCGCTGCAGCGGACGCCCGGCTTCATGCTGCGCCTCGCGCAGCTGAAATTTTTCGAAGGGTTTTACGAGGAGTTCGCCGCCTTGGGCCTGACGCCCGCGACCTATGCGATCTTCGCCGTCATTCGCGACAATCCCGGCGTGCCGCCGAGCAGTCTCGCCAGCCTGCTCCGGCTGCGGTTGCCGAATTTGATCAAGATCCTGAACGAGCTCGAATCGTCGGGCTTCATCAAGCGCAACCGCTCGAAGTCCGATCGCCGCGCCGTCGAGCTCGTGCTCACGCCGAAGGGCGCAAAGCTCATTGCCGAGGGGGCAAGGCTGACGGAGCCCTATAACCGGAAGATGCTGGCCCCGCTCACCGAGGCCGAGCAGCGCACGCTGCTCGAATTGCTGAACCGAATGCTGCCGTTTTAG
- a CDS encoding ABC transporter substrate-binding protein, with protein MNSKFLHKLCILAATLTAAPAFAQDAVKIGILNDQSGPFASYQGIGSVVAAKMAVEDYGGKAAGKPVEVVAADHQNKTDIGIGIARRWYENEGVDAIFDIPNSSIALAVAGMSAEKNKVFVGSGAGTVLLTGEKCTPNTVHWTYDTYAYGRGLGKAIVQQGGKKWFFITADYAFGHDLEKQAAEAVKASGGEVLGSVRHPLGTADYASFLLQAQASGANVIGFANAGDDTITSMKQAAEFGLTKDHKLVGLILGMNGLPALGLKFAQGAQIMNPFYWDLNDGTRAFAKRFAERIPSKAYPNDMQAGVYASIIHYLKAVDKAGSAKDGKAVVAAMKEMPTDDPLFGKGYIRKDGRKIHPLYLLQVKAPEESKSTWDLLKVVATIKGEDAFRAESEGQCPLSKQ; from the coding sequence ATGAACAGCAAATTCCTGCATAAATTATGCATCTTGGCCGCAACTCTGACCGCCGCGCCGGCATTCGCACAGGACGCCGTGAAGATCGGCATCCTGAACGACCAGTCCGGTCCGTTCGCGAGCTATCAGGGCATTGGCTCAGTCGTCGCCGCTAAGATGGCGGTCGAGGATTATGGCGGAAAGGCCGCCGGCAAGCCGGTCGAGGTCGTCGCAGCCGACCACCAGAACAAGACCGACATCGGGATCGGCATCGCCCGGCGCTGGTACGAGAACGAGGGCGTCGATGCGATCTTCGACATCCCGAACTCGTCGATCGCGCTGGCAGTGGCCGGCATGAGCGCCGAGAAGAACAAGGTCTTCGTCGGATCTGGCGCCGGCACGGTGCTCCTGACCGGCGAGAAGTGCACGCCGAACACCGTGCACTGGACCTACGACACCTATGCCTACGGGCGCGGCCTCGGCAAGGCGATCGTGCAGCAGGGCGGCAAGAAGTGGTTCTTCATCACCGCCGACTATGCCTTCGGCCATGACCTGGAAAAGCAGGCGGCCGAGGCCGTCAAGGCATCCGGCGGCGAGGTCCTCGGCAGCGTGCGGCACCCGCTGGGAACGGCCGATTACGCCTCGTTCCTGCTCCAGGCCCAGGCCTCGGGCGCGAATGTCATCGGCTTTGCCAATGCCGGCGACGACACCATCACGTCAATGAAGCAGGCCGCCGAGTTCGGACTGACCAAGGACCACAAACTGGTCGGATTGATCCTGGGCATGAACGGCCTTCCCGCGCTCGGGCTGAAGTTTGCGCAAGGCGCGCAGATCATGAATCCGTTCTACTGGGATCTGAACGACGGCACACGTGCTTTCGCAAAACGCTTCGCCGAGCGCATTCCCTCGAAGGCCTATCCGAACGACATGCAGGCCGGCGTCTATGCCTCGATCATTCACTATCTCAAGGCGGTCGACAAGGCCGGCAGCGCCAAGGACGGCAAGGCCGTCGTCGCCGCGATGAAGGAGATGCCGACCGACGATCCTCTGTTCGGCAAGGGCTATATCCGCAAAGACGGACGCAAGATCCACCCGCTCTATTTGCTCCAGGTCAAGGCGCCCGAGGAGTCGAAATCCACCTGGGATCTGTTGAAGGTCGTCGCCACCATCAAGGGCGAGGACGCGTTCCGCGCCGAGAGCGAAGGCCAGTGCCCGCTGAGCAAGCAATAG
- a CDS encoding cytochrome P450: MSGIASSPVDPFAPDFLMDPYPAYEALRALGPVFALERYGVWAMAGYAEVEPALKDWKTFISGEGVGLHGMNPALPKPLTLQIDPPDHDKGRRVLGRTLSPGVARKLRETFQREAERKVAELIDKGTFDAVSDLAEAYPMKVFPDTIGIRPDGREKLLAWSTFVFDSFGPDNEMLATSRKAGLAAQSWIMECCARDALQPDSLGMMIYQAADEGEISEHEATHLVRPFLTAGIDTTVNGIGNTLLALATHPDEYRKLHHKPELARNAFEEGLRYDSPVQTFFRTTSRDVEIGGGVIPAHRKVLLFMASANRDPARWDGADRFEVERVATGHVGFGAGIHACVGQMIARLEGELIFSELARRVKTIELTAEPKRRLNNSLRGLESMPIRVTAA, encoded by the coding sequence ATGAGCGGCATCGCCTCCAGTCCGGTCGACCCGTTCGCGCCTGACTTCCTGATGGACCCCTACCCTGCCTATGAGGCGTTGCGCGCGCTCGGGCCCGTATTCGCGCTGGAGCGCTATGGCGTGTGGGCGATGGCCGGCTATGCCGAGGTCGAGCCGGCCCTGAAGGACTGGAAGACGTTCATCAGCGGTGAGGGCGTCGGGCTGCACGGGATGAACCCTGCGCTGCCGAAGCCGCTCACGCTCCAGATCGACCCGCCCGACCACGACAAGGGCCGGCGGGTCCTCGGCCGCACGCTGTCTCCGGGCGTCGCAAGGAAGCTACGGGAGACGTTTCAACGGGAGGCGGAGAGGAAGGTCGCGGAGCTGATCGACAAGGGCACGTTTGATGCCGTGAGCGACCTGGCCGAAGCCTATCCCATGAAGGTGTTTCCGGATACGATCGGCATCCGGCCGGATGGCCGCGAGAAGCTGCTGGCCTGGAGCACGTTTGTGTTCGACAGCTTCGGCCCTGACAATGAAATGCTGGCCACATCGCGCAAGGCAGGCCTCGCCGCGCAAAGCTGGATCATGGAATGCTGCGCCCGAGATGCGCTACAGCCCGACAGCCTCGGCATGATGATCTACCAAGCGGCCGATGAGGGCGAAATCAGCGAGCACGAAGCAACCCATCTGGTGCGACCGTTCCTCACCGCCGGGATCGACACCACGGTCAACGGCATCGGCAACACCCTGCTCGCGCTCGCCACGCATCCGGATGAATATCGCAAGCTCCACCACAAGCCTGAGCTGGCGCGCAACGCCTTCGAGGAAGGCCTGCGCTATGATTCACCGGTGCAGACGTTCTTTCGCACCACCTCGCGCGACGTCGAGATCGGTGGCGGCGTGATCCCCGCCCACCGCAAGGTGCTGCTGTTCATGGCCTCCGCCAATCGCGATCCCGCGCGATGGGACGGAGCCGACCGCTTCGAGGTCGAGCGGGTTGCCACCGGGCATGTCGGCTTCGGCGCCGGCATTCACGCCTGCGTCGGCCAGATGATCGCGCGCCTGGAAGGCGAACTGATCTTCAGCGAGCTCGCAAGGCGCGTGAAGACCATCGAGCTCACGGCCGAGCCGAAGCGCAGGCTCAACAATTCCCTGCGCGGGCTGGAGAGCATGCCGATCCGAGTGACGGCTGCCTAA
- a CDS encoding CGNR zinc finger domain-containing protein — protein MDRPPAMFIADSLGLDFLNSVATPVDTPVDWLDDGNGLIDWLTQAKLVPADELDALKARARPGELDKAADQARDLREWFRGFVLEHAGRPLAAEALRELGPLNSLLERDEAYSRIEARHDDGNHGLALRMTRRWQSPQSLLLPIGEALAKFVCEEDFADVKACEGHNCTMLFVDHTRRRARRWCTMAVCGNRAKQAAHRDRLKHRH, from the coding sequence ATGGACAGACCGCCCGCCATGTTCATTGCCGACTCGCTCGGTCTCGATTTCCTCAACTCGGTGGCGACGCCGGTCGATACGCCCGTGGATTGGCTCGACGATGGCAATGGTCTGATCGACTGGCTGACTCAGGCGAAGCTGGTGCCTGCGGACGAGCTCGACGCGCTGAAGGCGCGCGCGAGGCCTGGGGAGCTGGACAAAGCCGCCGATCAGGCGCGCGACCTGCGCGAATGGTTTCGTGGCTTCGTTCTGGAGCATGCGGGCCGGCCGCTCGCGGCGGAGGCGTTGCGCGAGCTCGGTCCGCTGAACAGCCTGCTGGAGCGCGACGAAGCCTACAGCCGGATCGAAGCCCGGCATGATGACGGCAATCACGGCCTCGCGCTGCGGATGACACGGCGCTGGCAATCGCCGCAATCCCTGCTGCTGCCGATCGGCGAAGCGCTGGCGAAATTCGTCTGCGAGGAGGATTTCGCCGACGTGAAGGCATGCGAAGGCCATAACTGCACGATGCTGTTCGTCGACCACACCCGCAGACGCGCGCGACGATGGTGCACGATGGCGGTCTGCGGCAACCGTGCCAAGCAGGCCGCGCACCGCGACAGGCTCAAGCACAGGCACTGA
- a CDS encoding alpha/beta fold hydrolase, protein MTPTTYRTADVDGFKVFYREAGAKGAPKLLLLHGFPSAGHMFRDLIPLLADRFHIVAPDLPGFGQSDMPARETFRYTFDNVAHVIERFTEVIGFDRFSVYVFDYGAPTGFRLALRHPERITAIISQNGNAYEDGLSDGWTPIKAYWQDPSQANREALRGFLTPEATRWQYTHGVPDPTIVSPDGQNLDNFYLARPGSDDVQLDLFGDYKSNVALYPAFQDYFRNHKPPFLAVWGKNDPFFIPPGAEAFKRDNPNAVVQFFDTGHFALETHAREIADAIRAFLR, encoded by the coding sequence ATGACCCCGACGACCTACCGCACCGCGGATGTCGATGGCTTCAAGGTGTTCTATCGCGAGGCCGGTGCCAAAGGCGCGCCGAAGCTTCTGCTGCTGCATGGCTTCCCGAGCGCCGGTCACATGTTCCGCGACCTGATCCCGTTGCTCGCAGACAGGTTTCACATCGTGGCGCCCGATCTTCCCGGCTTCGGGCAGTCCGACATGCCTGCGCGCGAAACATTCCGCTACACCTTCGACAATGTCGCGCACGTGATCGAGCGCTTCACCGAGGTGATCGGCTTCGACCGCTTCTCCGTCTATGTGTTCGATTATGGTGCGCCGACCGGCTTCCGGCTGGCGCTGCGCCACCCCGAGCGGATCACGGCGATCATCTCGCAGAATGGCAACGCCTATGAGGATGGCCTCAGCGACGGCTGGACCCCGATCAAGGCCTATTGGCAGGACCCGTCGCAGGCCAATCGCGAGGCTCTGCGCGGCTTCCTCACGCCGGAAGCAACGCGCTGGCAGTACACGCATGGCGTCCCCGATCCGACGATCGTGTCACCGGACGGCCAGAACCTCGACAATTTCTATCTCGCGCGCCCCGGCTCCGACGACGTGCAGCTCGACCTGTTCGGCGACTACAAGAGCAACGTTGCGCTCTATCCGGCCTTCCAGGACTATTTCCGCAACCACAAGCCGCCGTTCCTGGCGGTCTGGGGCAAGAACGACCCGTTCTTCATCCCGCCCGGCGCCGAAGCCTTCAAGCGCGACAATCCCAATGCGGTGGTGCAGTTCTTCGACACCGGCCATTTCGCGCTCGAGACGCATGCACGCGAGATCGCGGACGCCATTCGCGCGTTCTTGAGATGA
- a CDS encoding ABC transporter ATP-binding protein has translation MSSIISVANLSKTYGSGFKALKNVNLDIKRGEIFALLGPNGAGKTTLISIICGIANPSEGKVLVGGESIQTSYRKARSLIGLVPQELHTDAFESVWATVSFSRGLFGKPKNPAHIEKVLKDLSLWDKKDNKIITLSGGMKRRVMIAKALSHEPQILFLDEPTAGVDVELRKGMWEVVRTLQQSGVTIILTTHYIEEAEEMADRIGVINKGEIVLVEDKATLMQKLGKKRLTLHLQGKINSLPDSLSHYELDLCDNGATLVYDYDTKGERTGITSLLGDLRTAGIRFNDLDTTQSSLEDIFVDLVRTS, from the coding sequence ATGTCCTCCATCATTTCCGTCGCCAATTTGTCGAAGACCTATGGGTCCGGCTTCAAGGCGCTCAAGAACGTCAATCTCGACATCAAGCGCGGCGAGATCTTTGCGCTGCTCGGCCCCAACGGCGCCGGCAAGACCACGCTGATCTCGATCATCTGCGGCATCGCCAATCCGAGCGAGGGCAAGGTCCTCGTCGGCGGCGAGAGCATCCAGACCTCCTACCGCAAGGCGCGCTCGCTGATCGGCCTCGTGCCGCAGGAATTGCACACCGACGCCTTCGAAAGCGTGTGGGCGACCGTGAGTTTCTCCCGCGGCCTGTTCGGCAAGCCGAAGAATCCCGCGCATATCGAGAAGGTGCTCAAGGACCTCTCGCTGTGGGACAAGAAGGACAACAAGATCATCACGCTCTCCGGCGGCATGAAGCGCCGCGTGATGATCGCGAAAGCGCTGTCGCACGAGCCGCAGATCCTGTTCCTGGACGAGCCCACCGCCGGCGTCGACGTCGAGCTTCGCAAGGGCATGTGGGAGGTGGTGCGCACGCTGCAGCAGTCCGGCGTCACCATCATCCTCACCACGCACTACATCGAGGAAGCCGAGGAGATGGCCGACCGCATCGGCGTCATCAACAAGGGCGAGATCGTGCTGGTCGAGGACAAGGCGACCTTGATGCAGAAGCTCGGCAAGAAACGGCTGACGCTGCATCTGCAGGGCAAGATCAATTCGCTGCCGGACAGCCTCAGCCATTACGAGCTCGACCTCTGCGACAATGGCGCGACGCTGGTCTACGACTACGACACCAAGGGCGAGCGCACCGGCATCACCAGCCTGCTCGGCGACCTCCGCACCGCCGGCATCCGCTTCAACGATCTCGACACGACGCAATCGTCGCTCGAGGACATCTTCGTCGACCTCGTGAGGACGTCATGA
- a CDS encoding ABC transporter permease, translating to MNHRAIRAIYLFEMARTWRTLLQSIVSPVVSTSLYFVVFGAAIGSRISQVEGVSYGTFIVPGLIMLSVLTQSIANASFGIYFPKFTGTIYEILSAPISYFEIVLGYVGAAATKSIILGLIILATAGLFVPLHIHHPVWMLAFLVLTAVTFSLFGFIIGIWADGFEKLQMIPMLVVTPLTFLGGSFYSIDMLPPTWRTVALLNPVVYLISGFRWSFYEIADVSMSVSIGMTLAFLVICLAVIWWIFRTGYRLKN from the coding sequence ATGAATCACCGCGCCATCCGCGCCATCTATCTGTTCGAAATGGCGCGCACCTGGCGCACGCTGCTGCAAAGCATCGTCTCGCCCGTCGTTTCGACCTCGCTCTATTTCGTGGTGTTCGGCGCCGCCATCGGCTCGCGCATCAGCCAGGTCGAGGGCGTCAGCTACGGCACCTTCATCGTGCCGGGCCTGATCATGCTCTCGGTGCTGACCCAGAGCATCGCCAACGCCTCGTTCGGCATCTACTTTCCGAAATTCACCGGCACAATCTACGAGATCCTGTCGGCGCCGATCTCCTATTTCGAGATCGTGCTCGGCTATGTCGGCGCCGCCGCGACCAAGTCGATCATTCTGGGCCTGATCATCCTCGCAACCGCGGGCCTGTTCGTGCCGCTGCACATCCACCATCCGGTCTGGATGCTGGCCTTCCTGGTGCTGACGGCGGTGACGTTCAGCCTGTTCGGCTTCATCATCGGCATCTGGGCCGACGGCTTCGAAAAGCTGCAGATGATCCCGATGCTGGTGGTGACGCCGCTGACCTTCCTCGGCGGCAGCTTCTATTCCATCGACATGCTGCCGCCGACCTGGCGCACGGTGGCGCTGCTCAATCCGGTGGTCTATCTGATCTCGGGCTTCCGCTGGAGCTTCTACGAGATTGCGGATGTCAGCATGTCCGTCAGCATCGGCATGACGCTGGCGTTCCTGGTGATCTGCCTCGCCGTGATCTGGTGGATTTTCCGCACCGGCTATCGGCTGAAGAACTGA
- a CDS encoding L,D-transpeptidase, protein MRSFFIVFTSLMLLSAGTAQAKVEITVDKDNQQMTVAVDGVARYRWPVSTGIPSRETPSGAFRTFRMEEDHYSKEFDDAPMPHAIFFTKVGHAIHGTDSVGRLGSPASHGCVRLSRQNATTLYALVQQQGVLNTTVTLTGSAQVALARNPRGRNNNAVARAPQQPAEEQYATTGDPVNLTPPQQPARPYMPQDDNYIYPADGSDTGARYPAPRGTRPLYDAQVHQQQPQQYYNQGYGQQGTYYQPQPRQVYQPRGYYYQN, encoded by the coding sequence ATGCGTTCATTTTTTATCGTTTTCACCTCCCTGATGCTTTTGAGCGCCGGCACCGCGCAAGCCAAGGTCGAGATCACCGTCGACAAGGACAATCAGCAGATGACCGTCGCGGTCGACGGCGTCGCGCGCTATCGCTGGCCGGTGTCGACCGGCATCCCCTCGCGCGAGACGCCGAGCGGCGCGTTCCGCACCTTCCGCATGGAAGAGGATCACTACTCCAAGGAATTCGACGACGCGCCGATGCCGCACGCGATCTTCTTCACGAAAGTTGGCCACGCCATCCACGGCACCGACTCGGTCGGCCGTCTCGGCTCGCCGGCGTCGCATGGCTGCGTGCGCCTGTCGCGCCAGAATGCCACGACGCTCTACGCGCTGGTGCAGCAGCAGGGCGTGCTCAACACCACGGTGACGCTGACCGGCTCGGCGCAGGTGGCGCTCGCCCGCAATCCGCGCGGCCGCAACAACAATGCAGTGGCCCGCGCGCCGCAGCAGCCGGCCGAAGAGCAGTACGCCACCACGGGCGATCCCGTGAACCTGACGCCGCCGCAGCAGCCCGCCCGCCCCTACATGCCGCAGGACGACAATTACATCTATCCGGCCGACGGCAGCGACACCGGCGCGCGCTATCCGGCGCCGCGTGGCACCCGCCCGCTCTATGACGCGCAGGTCCATCAGCAGCAGCCGCAACAATACTACAATCAAGGCTATGGCCAGCAGGGCACCTACTATCAGCCTCAGCCCCGGCAGGTTTACCAGCCGCGCGGCTACTACTATCAGAACTGA
- a CDS encoding glycerophosphodiester phosphodiesterase, which produces MPSRAAAILTVLSTLIAGQAMGFDLEAHRGGRALLPENTLPAFANALSMGVDTLELDVGVTADGEVIVSHERGLNPDLARDASGAYVAPPGTPFVKLRLDAVRAYDVGQIRPDSTYAKQFPDQRAVPGTRIPTLGELFALVRKSGNTRVRFNIETKIDPNRPDETLDPQGFVTKLLGLIEAEGFSDRVMIQSFDWRTLKLVQQQAPKMPTVYLTLQRGSSPTVALDKTTNWTAGFNPADHGGSLPRTIKAAGGAIWSPYFGDVTAALIAEAHTVGLRVVVWTVNKREDMARMIELGVDGIISDRPDLLRQVAGEKGIALPAGTPVEP; this is translated from the coding sequence ATGCCATCACGTGCCGCGGCCATTCTGACCGTGCTCTCGACTCTGATAGCGGGACAGGCCATGGGGTTCGACCTCGAGGCGCATCGCGGCGGCCGGGCGCTATTGCCGGAAAACACCCTGCCGGCCTTCGCCAACGCGCTGTCGATGGGCGTGGACACGCTAGAACTGGACGTCGGCGTCACCGCCGATGGCGAGGTCATCGTCTCGCATGAGCGCGGGCTCAATCCCGATCTGGCGCGGGATGCGAGCGGCGCCTATGTGGCCCCGCCTGGCACGCCGTTCGTCAAACTGCGGCTCGACGCGGTCAGGGCCTATGACGTCGGCCAGATCCGACCTGACAGCACCTACGCCAAGCAATTCCCCGATCAACGCGCCGTGCCGGGGACACGCATTCCCACGCTGGGCGAACTCTTCGCGCTGGTGCGCAAGTCCGGCAATACGCGCGTGCGCTTCAACATCGAGACCAAGATCGATCCGAACCGTCCGGACGAGACGCTTGATCCGCAGGGCTTCGTCACCAAGCTGCTGGGGCTGATCGAGGCCGAGGGATTTTCCGACCGCGTCATGATCCAGTCGTTCGACTGGCGGACCCTGAAGCTCGTCCAGCAGCAGGCACCGAAGATGCCGACGGTGTATCTGACGCTGCAGCGCGGCTCGAGCCCAACGGTAGCGCTCGACAAGACCACCAACTGGACGGCGGGATTCAATCCTGCCGATCACGGCGGCTCGCTGCCGCGGACGATCAAGGCCGCGGGCGGTGCGATCTGGTCGCCCTATTTCGGCGACGTGACTGCGGCGCTGATCGCCGAAGCTCATACCGTCGGATTGCGCGTCGTGGTGTGGACCGTCAACAAGCGTGAGGACATGGCGCGCATGATCGAGCTCGGCGTCGACGGCATCATCTCGGACAGGCCGGATTTGCTGCGGCAGGTCGCGGGCGAGAAGGGCATTGCATTGCCGGCGGGAACGCCGGTGGAGCCGTAG